One window of the Cryptomeria japonica chromosome 7, Sugi_1.0, whole genome shotgun sequence genome contains the following:
- the LOC131060344 gene encoding uncharacterized protein LOC131060344, with amino-acid sequence MSDLNPTEREAMTEKSSVPAEQETSPMPASVDTLSLEHAQSEGVGANESTVVQPLSHNLFWVMCILSDKQDYSFVEKIQLRQDEVLRLCNKLVPSAASASSDDSPRVRINFNSLNQLCLSAVGYYGDKDIIIRTFRKESLVDDSVLARMEGGLLEPGFYVSLPDKGNRAVVFYWHEGEELKKASGKDFSCNFIRYLVELCDTVHVCVKESYRFEALAASATSTSAKAKRTKRIEVSSVKNSENDVELMPGYNVRIDGGAYSENDVELLPGNNVQIANNCNGTAIICEGYHHCCFLTTEKSVPRKSTKTEEETVKASEFCNRLKSWLSGFNVVYSRLSNEQFVELLKNCQPQDFQIYTKFKESIDTRESAINTTQFEKFERCFLKVISEFCPHVHLFVGGESSETNLESNSRSDAGRLEQLYRELSAILTGEDGTLLPLGSDIEFISSNGAGEHVVTVEGLGQGKETTPFISYGQEVHARCSSKCGCSSKIDAKVTIQQLENGTKDFPLSGDKIVFTPVTAKSGSKNEIKGQVNLASGFFSTIRSWVASMVPTELRTLEINIIFAAFLLASDDPLAQSFMQNHLRNQNIQILLPNFQVAFEKFLSVHCARSTYPEALLSSETVKAVCGQVYKENIKELWTRLFRKGGSFVNSRLREVEEEFVQQLKEKMSVLKKDYLVTRFIEEVTVENQKRSSWFPWSSQAELKVKVTVEENLFNIAYKVCELTPMEKDISEVNSNSGNPIVLTYGEPLELTTINPQNEKLYKVVVLKSRELIVFVHSLRDSSLYLYHCPKIGVSINKIHAFKRGFELVAVDEATRSIALYEKEKSKILIYKFDECFSKVYWSGIELNLETFCGSKIIVWMHLIPGKMELLLVDDTNQARVAEIHEKPMMKAKHVSLSLQKHFFRACVSDDGRFFIVFRQLQRQSEDIDVAGARQVNTENILEVDIYVLGDTMTYLKTIPLNARGCRISDFQQFGVKFMCFGLQTLVLLYSPVDSPGIIFSHVLKCSLGQIKGSEDETEIDVSCPYLGYIFHIFDKFATAPKLFPDAMKRITFKVVLGSSSSDRYNSEACLKYSKALIKELQVSKEKDFSSTEIQFEVNNVENCRIQAAAVEQTKVKMGTWIRKLVCLVPIQVARVENNAMLVLKDGLQLPDVSYVESVSLSNSICFGFYDTVLSSWKDKVKVISSIGKQSSGKSYLLNHLSGSLLDVGGGRCTDGVWMTIVTGEYGDRSCLYVLLDFEGLGSFERSEQEDMLLAVLNAAVTNITIFNKKGFRLDKDTESAFSQFQSGFNLLKQDKKSFKGLFYIAIKDVDKSDVEDHIQEFCEKISQICIKSTEKFSSKMYDVKVEIAAMAPYNRSEYYRESLSELAETVAERVDFCYDSGFTFLRDLKLIIAQIASKDRISIHSKRASEKVDILRRNLLSAVQLGSLPGTNVNEEIRVLHNFDTKKEIPDFPVVVGDISWSIKDSGLCLSKGLESASHVTVRDVLSQIRSRLEIVLPRNGRSGNEWFSLFQKFLVILADRRRYRVQEWISSNTTDICDTDEVKSLKLEANVALDKVKKGLSVCGCKCSDCFWRCVMDKGHGDQHSCMGSHSCTENCSYCSREGNVLRSCRGLAGHEGAHDCKEKNHTCSEMDSGDHGQLKGKNKNALDIESTYKKHQCQRSSFEYEAGSEQCFDSTCQSSDYFLRRHIDQSGLHDTVHSNVRNAGFIPAGKDINIQDSKHKWGEIVVPNMYCKKQGGGYNHLVPCPGFSKFTGKLYDGSRHKTVPQEVMTHESFWQYVSSEEFDYCKSEELDTKSGLPAITYCTETGQNLNSAGYITDDSHHFGCDQSKNVPHHVIFVIDKSGSMGFSDSTPSMIKFDTHKCRLGCVYEDILWFIRLRLKTVSDDSVSVVLFDESATVAIEMEDMKESIVDHLLQRKPGGGAIYSSGLDAVEKILIKGSQQPSVNVKMPVVIFLSDGANNGGENPLYCVDKMKRAEPRLMLHTIKFGMDPTTDTLIEMAKKGGGTFGKKLNENLLARGS; translated from the exons ATGTCGGATCTCAATCCAACTGAAAGAGAAGCCATGACAGAGAAGTCATCTGTCCCGGCAGAGCAAGAGACGTCCCCAATGCCTGCGTCTGTCGACACTTTGTCACTAGAGCATGCTCAAAGTGAAGGTGTAGGTGCGAATGAAAGCACCGTTGTGCAACCGCTTTCTCATAATCTGTTTTGGGTGATGTGCATTCTCTCTGACAAGCAAGATTACAGCTTTGTTGAAAAGATTCAGCTTCGACAAGATGAGGTTCTGAGACTCTGTAATAAGCTTGTGCCCTCTGCTGCCTCGGCTTCCTCAGATGATTCCCCGCGGGTTCGTATCAATTTCAATTCGCTCAATCAACTATGCTTATCTGCTGTCGGGTACTATGGAGATAAGGACATCATCATACGCACTTTCCGCAAGGAAAGTCTTGTAGATGATTCGGTTCTTGCTAGGATGGAAGGAGGACTATTAGAACCGGGATTCTACGTCAGTCTTCCTGATAAGGGAAATAGAGCTGTAGTTTTTTACTGGCATGAAGGTGAGGAATTGAAGAAAGCTTCTGGAAAGGATTTTTCTTGCAATTTTATCAGATACCTGGTTGAACTATGTGATACCGTACATGTGTGTGTTAAAGAGAGCTATCGCTTTGAAGCTCTGGCTGCCTCTGCAACCAGCACCAGCGCAAAAGCTAAGCGCACCAAAAGGATTGAAGTTTCTAGTGTGAAGAATTCGGAGAATGATGTGGAGCTCATGCCTGGTTATAATGTAAGAATTGACGGAGGAGCGTATAGTGAGAATGATGTGGAGCTCTTGCCTGGTAATAATGTTCAAATTGCAAATAATTGTAATGGAACAGCAATAATCTGCGAAGGGTATCACCACTGTTGTTTCCTGACAACAGAGAAGAGCGTTCCGAGGAAGTCTACAAAAACAGAAGAGGAGACTGTCAAAgcttctgagttttgcaataggCTTAAAAGCTGGTTGTCGGGGTTTAATGTTGTTTACTCCAGACTGAGTAATGAGCAATTCGTCGAACTCCTGAAAAATTGTCAGCCCCAAGATTTTCAGATCTACACTAAGTTTAAGGAATCTATTGATACGAGAGAGTCCGCCATAAACACTACACAATTTGAGAAGTTTGAGAGATGCTTTCTCAAGGTTATTTCAGAATTCTGCCCGCACGTTCACCTTTTTGTGGGTGGCGAAAGTAGTGAAACAAATCTGGAGTCAAATTCACGCTCTGACGCAGGCAGACTTGAGCAGTTGTATCGAGAACTTTCAGCTATTTTAACAGGAGAGGATGGGACGTTGTTGCCGCTGGGATCTGACATTGAGTTCATATCTAGTAACGGTGCGGGTGAACATGTGGTTACTGTTGAAGGTTTGGGCCAAGGAAAGGAGACAACGCCTTTTATCTCTTATGGACAAGAAGTACATGCCAGATGCTCCAGTAAGTGTGGCTGCTCCTCAAAGATCGATGCAAAGGTGACGATTCAACAACTTGAAAACGGCACGAAGGACTTCCCACTGTCAGGTGATAAAATTGTATTTACTCCCGTTACTGCTAAATCAGGTTCTAAGAATGAAATTAAAGGGCAGGTTAATCTTGCGAGTGGCTTTTTTTCTACAATCCGTAGTTGGGTAGCGAGCATGGTTCCTACTGAATTGAGAACCCTCGAAATAAATATAATTTTCGctgccttcttgttggcttctgacGACCCTCTAGCTCAAAGCTTTATGCAAAACCATTTGAGAAACCAAAACATACAAATTCTGCTACCCAATTTCCAAGTTGCGTTTGAGAAATTCTTAAGTGTCCACTGCGCTAGGTCCACATATCCAGAGGCCCTCTTATCTAGTGAGACTGTCAAAGCCGTGTGTGGTCAAGTCTATAAAGAAAACATAAAGGAGTTGTGGACTCGTTTGTTTAGGAAGGGGGGAAGTTTTGTCAACAGTCGACTCAGAGAAGTGGAGGAGGAGTTTGTACAGCAATTGAAGGAGAAGATGTCAGTGTTAAAGAAGGACTACTTAGTAACCAGGTTTATTGAGGAAGTTACTGTTGAAAATCAGAAACGTTCATCTTGGTTTCCGTGGAGTTCGCAAGCGGAACTGAAGGTGAAAGTTACAGTAGAAGAAAACCTGTTCAACATTGCTTATAAAGTATGTGAACTGACTCCAATGGAGAAAGATATATCTGAGGTTAATAGCAACTCTGGGAATCCAATTGTCCTGACATATGGAGAACCATTAGAGTTGACAACCATTAATCCTCAGAATGAAAAATTATATAAAGTTGTCGTCCTCAAGTCCAGAGAGCTGATTGTTTTTGTTCACAGTTTAAGAGATTCCTCTTTGTATCTGTATCATTGTCCCAAGATTGGTGTCAGCATAAATAAGATTCATGCATTTAAGAGAGGATTCGAGTTGGTGGCTGTCGATGAAGCTACCAGATCTATTGCTCTATATGAAAAAGAGAAGTCAAAGATTTTAATATATAAGTTTGATGAGTGTTTTAGCAAGGTCTATTGGAGTGGAATTGAGCTCAATCTGGAAACATTTTGTGGGAGCAAGATCATTGTATGGATGCATTTAATTCCAGGGAAAATGGAGCTGCTCTTGGTTGATGATACCAACCAAGCAAGGGTGGCTGAAATCCATGAGAAGCCGATGATGAAGGCAAAgcatgtttctctttctttgcagaAGCATTTTTTCAGAGCATGTGTCTCCGATGATGGCCGTTTCTTTATCGTTTTCAGGCAGCTGCAACGTCAGAGTGAAGATATTGATGTTGCGGGTGCAAGACAGGTAAATACTGAAAACATACTCGAAGTTGATATTTATGTTTTGGGTGATACCATGACCTACTTGAAAACAATCCCTTTGAATGCAAGAGGATGCAGAATTTCTGATTTCCAACAATTTGGGGTGAAATTTATGTGCTTCGGATTACAAACTCTGGTTTTGCTATATAGCCCTGTAGATTCTCCTGGTATTATCTTTTCCCATGTTCTGAAATGTTCTTTAGGCCAGATTAAAGGTTCTGAAGATGAAACAGAAATTGATGTGTCGTGCCCGTATCTGGGTTACATATTTCACATTTTTGACAAGTTTGCAACAGCACCTAAGTTGTTTCCAGATGCTATGAAGCGTATAACATTCAAAGTGGTACTGGGAAGTAGCAGTTCCGATCGCTACAACAGTGAGGCATGTCTCAAGTATTCAAAAGCACTTATCAAAGAGCTCCAGGTTAGTAAAGAAAAAGATTTTTCGAGCACGGAGATTCAATTTGAAGTGAATAATGTAGAAAATTGCCGAATTCAAGCTGCAGCAGTGGAGCAGACAAAGGTGAAAATGGGAACGTGGATTCGAAAGCTTGTTTGCCTTGTTCCCATCCAAGTAGCTCGTGTAGAAAACAATGCAATGTTAGTTCTCAAGGATGGTCTTCAACTCCCTGATGTTAGCTACGTGGAAAGTGTATCACTCTCTAACTCTATATGCTTCGGGTTCTATGATACTGTTCTTAGCAgttggaaggacaaggtcaaggtcatATCTTCCATTGGAAAGCAGAGTAGCGGAAAGTCATATTTGTTGAATCATCTGTCAGGGTCTCTTCTTGATGTTGGAGGTGGCAGGTGCACAGATGGAGTGTGGATGACCATTGTAACGGGCGAATATGGAGATCGCAGTTGCTTGTATGTGCTATTAGACTTCGAGGGGCTTGGCAGTTTTGAGAGAAGCGAACAAGAGGATATGCTTCTCGCTGTTCTTAATGCTGCTGTGACCAACATCACAATATTCAACAAGAAG GGATTTCGTTTAGATAAGGACACAGAATCTGCTTTCAGCCAGTTCCAGAGTGGGTTTAATTTGCTGAAGCAGGACAAAAAGTCATTTAAAGGTCTATTCTACATTGCCATCAAGGATGTGGACAAAAGTGATGTAGAAGATCATATCCAAGAATTTTGTGAGAAGATATCTCAAATATGCATCAAGTCGACAGAAAAATTCAGTTCAAAAATGTATGATGTCAAGGTCGAGATTGCTGCTATGGCTCCTTATAATAGATCTGAGTATTATAGAGAAAGCTTGAGTGAGCTAGCAGAAACGGTGGCAGAAAGAGTCGATTTTTGCTATGATAGTGGATTCACCTTCTTGAGGGATCTGAAGCTTATTATAGCTCAAATTGCATCCAAAGACAGGATTTCTATTCACAGCAAGCGGGCTTCTGAAAAAGTTGATATTTTGAGGAGAAATCTTCTATCTGCGGTCCAATTGGGATCTCTTCCTGGGACAAATGTGAATGAAGAAATTCGGGTCTTGCATAATTTCGACACAAAGAAAGAAATTCCTGATTTTCCTGTTGTTGTAGGCGATATATCGTGGAGCATAAAAGATTCGGGACTCTGTCTCTCAAAGGGTTTAGAATCAGCAAGTCATGTTACTGTAAGGGACGTTTTATCCCAAATCAGGTCAAGACTGGAGATTGTTTTACCCAGGAATGGTAGAAGCGGCAACGAGTGGTTTTCTTTATTCCAGAAGTTCCTGGTGATCCTGGCTGACAGAAGACGTTACAGAGTTCAAGAGTGGATAAGTTCAAACACCACGGATATTTGTGATACTGATGAAGTGAAAAGTTTGAAGCTAGAGGCCAATGTAGCTCTTGACAAAGTAAAGAAAGGCTTATCAGTTTGTGGATGCAAATGTTCTGACTGCTTCTGGAGGTGTGTGATGGATAAAGGCCATGGTGATCAACATTCTTGCATGGGGAGTCATTCGTGTACAGAAAATTGCAGCTATTGCTCTCGAGAGGGAAATGTCTTAAGGTCATGCAGGGGTTTGGCAGGGCATGAAGGAGCTCACGACTGCAAAGAGAAAAATCATACCTGCAGTGAGATGGATTCTGGGGACCACGGCCAGCTCAAAGGCAAGAATAAAAATGCTCTGGACATTGAATCCACCTATAAAAAGCATCAGTGCCAAAGGAGTTCTTTCGAGTATGAAGCTGGGTCGGAGCAATGCTTTGACAGCACATGCCAATCTTCCGATTACTTCTTGCGGCGCCATATAGATCAGTCAGGCTTGCACGATACAGTGCATAGCAATGTGAGAAATGCAGGATTCATTCCAGCGGGCAAAGATATTAATATTCAAGATAGCAAGCATAAATGGGGAGAGATAGTGGTGCCAAATATGTACTGCAAGAAACAGGGTGGAGGGTATAACCATCTGGTTCCTTGTCCGGGGTTCAGCAAATTCACCGGCAAACTCTACGATGGTTCGAGGCACAAAACTGTTCCACAAGAGGTGATGACTCATGAGTCTTTCTGGCAATATGTTAGCAGTGAAGAGTTTGACTATTGTAAATCGGAGGAGCTTGACACAAAGTCAGGTCTTCCTGCTATAACATATTGCACTGAAACAGGACAGAATCTGAACTCTGCAGGGTATATTACTGATGATAGCCATCATTTTGGTTGTGATCAGTCTAAGAATGTCCCTCACCATGTCATATTTGTCATTGACAAATCAGGTTCGATGGGTTTCTCAGACAGTACACCCAGCATGATAAAGTTCGATACACATAAATGTAGGCTTGGATGCGTCTACGAGGATATTCTATGGTTTATACGGCTCCGCCTTAAAACAGTTTCTGATGATTCTGTGTCTGTCGTTCTGTTTGATGAGAGCGCAACTGTAGCAATAGAGATGGAGGATATGAAAGAAAGTATTGTCGATCACCTTCTTCAGCGGAAGCCTGGTGGAGGAGCTATCTACTCATCAGGGTTGGATGCTGTAGAGAAAATATTAATAAAAGGATCCCAGCAACCCTCTGTCAACGTGAAAATGCCAGTTGTTATCTTCCTTAGCGATGGGGCAAACAATGGTGGGGAGAATCCCCTGTATTGTGTGGACAAAATGAAAAGAGCAGAGCCTAGATTGATGCTTCACACAATTAAGTTTGGAATGGATCCGACAACTGATACGCTGATTGAAATGGCAAAGAAAGGAGGCGGAACATTTGGTAAAAAATTAAATGAGAATCTGTTAGCCCGTGGCTCTTAG